The following proteins come from a genomic window of Pichia kudriavzevii chromosome 1, complete sequence:
- a CDS encoding uncharacterized protein (PKUD0A11660; similar to Saccharomyces cerevisiae YBL049W (MOH1); ancestral locus Anc_7.492), producing MGRVCVDYFDLSPSSRGDITSGSSPKSNDRANITGKIKYRRPSATRSSISSIYSGESNTRRSSSHSQYSFGSVFSGVISGARRSVSSGASSVFPGEVKYTFHNVFGNDMGEASHGQQQLRIGESRLNTNGDALDGGVGMHGIDFGVSFTANEMNECEESDTENEGAIFEEEEEEEEEEDDHDEEDDHDDDGSGGDIDLSNSSETIRMYPSLHNGPVPIIYRCKTCYTDICHSSLIISKDFWGNKGNAYFVKNVLNVRESKCETMKNMRTGRYGVKSITCVQCDSEMGWKYITSVDPDERYKVGKYVVERNMMDVYKVMS from the coding sequence ATGGGAAGGGTTTGCGTAGACTACTTTGACCTCTCACCATCGAGTCGGGGGGACATTACGTCGGGGTCCAGTCCCAAGTCCAACGACAGGGCCAATATTACTGGTAAGATCAAGTATAGGCGGCCAAGTGCAACGAGATCATCAATCTCGTCGATTTATAGTGGCGAGTCTAACACACGCAGGTCTTCCAGTCATTCACAGTACTCATTTGGGTCTGTCTTTTCTGGGGTCATATCTGGTGCAAGGAGATCGGTATCCTCGGGCGCATCGTCAGTTTTCCCTGGTGAGGTGAAGTATACGTTTCATAATGTATTTGGTAACGACATGGGAGAGGCAAGTCATGGCCAACAGCAGTTGAGAATAGGGGAGAGCCGGTTGAACACCAACGGGGATGCTCTTGACGGTGGAGTTGGTATGCACGGCATTGATTTTGGAGTCAGTTTCACTGCAAATGAGATGAACGAATGTGAGGAAAGCGACACTGAGAACGAAGGTGcaatttttgaagaagaggaagaagaggaagaggaagaagatgatcatgatgaagaagatgatcaTGATGATGACGGTAGTGGTGGTGATATTGACTTGTCAAATAGTAGTGAAACCATCAGAATGTATCCATCGTTGCATAATGGGCCTGTACCCATAATTTACAGGTGTAAGACATGTTATACTGATATTTGCCATTCGTCTTTAATAATTTCGAAAGACTTTTGGGGAAATAAGGGGAATGCATACTTTGTTAAAAATGTCTTGAATGTGAGGGAAAGTAAGTGTGAAACTATGAAAAACATGAGAACCGGGAGATATGGAGTTAAATCGATAACTTGCGTCCAATGTGATAGTGAAATGGGCTGGAAATATATAACCAGCGTTGACCCTGATGAAAGGTACAAGGTTGGTAAATATGTTGTTGAGAGAAATATGATGGACGTCTATAAAGTCATGTCCTAG
- a CDS encoding uncharacterized protein (PKUD0A11680; similar to Saccharomyces cerevisiae YLR016C (PML1); ancestral locus Anc_5.240), giving the protein MEHKLNEQSKRNADEEGRFYSRRRWNRVEGDHDRNSNEMKYSRSEDWRERRDYSRGYYRNSRDEKRGKYGYEKRYDPSNNRYPKENYRTYREKNRYGDINLRRTNVSSSRQSNPQNPIPVDLTPSGVLTRYLHLSDVTKSLSESDTKSKYSPPDDEIVPTPENCHIHLFKYNERTDKQTEIPIYNFKSYYIIGRDKELADIVVSEEEDGYLVSKEHTVLQFRKSKLGQVNCYIMDLKSTNGTFLNDSKEEIPSKRYIELKDKDFFKLGDYNSVLEFMVVHDK; this is encoded by the coding sequence ATGGAACACAAGTTAAACGAGCAGAGCAAACGAAATGCGGATGAAGAGGGGCGATTTTATAGTCGTAGAAGGTGGAATCGAGTAGAGGGAGATCATGACAGAAATTCCAATGAAATGAAATACTCTAGAAGTGAAGATTGGAGAGAACGAAGGGATTATTCAAGAGGTTATTATAGAAATAGTAGAGATGAAAAAAGAGGCAAATATGGATACGAAAAAAGATACGACCCAAGTAATAACAGGTATCCTAAAGAAAATTATCGTACttacagagaaaaaaatcgGTATGGGGACATCAATTTAAGGCGAACCAATGTGAGTAGTTCAAGACAGTCTAATCCTCAAAACCCAATACCGGTTGATCTCACTCCTTCTGGTGTGTTGACTAGATATCTACATTTGTCAGATGTCACAAAGTCTTTAAGTGAATCTGATACCAAGTCCAAATACTCTCCTccagatgatgaaatagTACCGACACCAGAGAATTGCCATATTCATCTATTCAAATATAATGAAAGAACTGATAAACAAACAGAAATCCCTATTTATAACTTTAAATCGTATTACATTATTGGAAGGGATAAAGAGTTGGCGGACATTGTTGTTTCAGAGGAGGAGGATGGCTATTTAGTCTCGAAAGAGCATACGGTTTTACAGTTCCGCAAAAGTAAGTTAGGTCAGGTAAATTGTTACATTATGGATTTGAAGTCAACTAATGGAACGTTTCTCAATGACTCTAAGGAAGAAATTCCATCAAAACGGTACATAGAActcaaagacaaagattttttcaaactagGAGATTACAATAGTGTACTTGAGTTTATGGTAGTTCATGATAAGTGA
- a CDS encoding uncharacterized protein (PKUD0A11675) — translation MSYPVYFKEPVRWLRYQAHNKPHLFYSAFIAALGPVFLFAGTPLRRKFLYADAEPVPMDGYPVPNRPRNPPAGYED, via the exons ATGTCTTATCCTGTTTACTTCAAGGAGCCAGTTAGA TGGTTACGTTACCAAGCACACAATAAGCCACATCTTTTTTACTCTGCATTTATTGCTGCACTTGGTCCTGTTTTTCTGTTTGCAGGCACCCCATTAAGAAGAAAGTTCTTATATGCCGATGCGGAACCAGTTCCTATGGATGGTTACCCAGTTCCAAACAGACCAAGAAATCCTCCAGCCGGTTACGAAGACTAA
- a CDS encoding uncharacterized protein (PKUD0A11650) — protein MFAPPSDEMNPSYIDFLEKRVDATTAGLDASTTEFSMDTSSHTGPSMDASPTTSSPVSQSDSGSETLKISADIQTRRRISTHSFNKMTTNTLISNTFATSGTYSVLDNGSSTLTDALALITAIPNSTGDSSSATSGIPNDETVTVYTYNSQNSLKPSIELIVPTITTNTLPTGLLPASSNYTNSSIFTQPLNSTNPSISAQFTNSTKSGYNRPKSVSSWITRSSLNMVPSEYPKVSTYSSSGSNTLRHSALSKAHSMFPSRTSITKLSSSTSVKSKKFASSALPTTSSSQLTTTSSRKPRTTITQYLEDITYTQVYVVTDSRTTVTTALLATTSFYVTSLDETYSISPPAITTDLQSLKSRLGFDSSIFKKKIGAGAVAGIAIGAILGLLLLLGLFIFYFLRKRKNGGSVIDWLHGLKRSDDHYSRKSVYIGDASHYKENGSEDSLVQTDSRYYNSERYPEPQIPDDPTSNSTIKKTPPLVNRDKKPSLFLTPSPIKPALTVDHSPVQEDGFDMSLFDMRSELNKINDSTDTVHYLFPPAPAPRKTVKGINSIDKMNYQVDDTPTTPIDRLPIDRTMSVLYESPNEQCIWDEFESAKDSGLMNHSGSMTNAKNYSADTEFDTSKHGKSSKCDQIFEQLRADGDYDDTLRDSILSSDRRVRSGSGAKRYEYIVNNVSTFKNELEKERLGSPLKSTFGFESMDDTVHLSETPNDFPNSETVKEFIDYVKKVPPPIPKPRKNI, from the coding sequence ATGTTTGCCCCTCCCTCAGATGAAATGAATCCTTCttatattgattttttagaaaaaagagTCGATGCAACTACCGCCGGACTTGATGCAAGTACAACAGAGTTTTCAATGGACACATCATCTCATACCGGACCATCAATGGACGCTTCTCCAACTACTTCTTCCCCTGTTTCTCAAAGTGACAGTGGTAGTGaaaccttgaaaatttcagcCGACATTCAGACTCGGCGCCGTATAAGCACACATTCTTTTAATAAAATGACAACAAACACTCTAATTTCCAATACATTTGCAACTTCAGGGACATATTCTGTATTGGACAACGGCTCTTCCACCTTGACAGATGCGTTGGCGTTGATCACTGCTATACCGAATTCTACTGGTGACAGTAGTAGTGCAACCTCGGGCATaccaaatgatgaaacagTCACTGTTTATACATACAACTCTCAGAATTCATTAAAACCTTCAATTGAGCTGATAGTTCCAACAATCACTACGAATACCCTTCCGACGGGATTACTTCCTGCTTCGTCAAACTATActaattcatcaatttttaCTCAGCCATTAAATTCTACAAATCCATCAATTTCTGCACAATTTACAAACAGCACGAAATCGGGATACAATAGGCCCAAAAGCGTTTCGTCATGGATAACACGCTCCAGTTTAAACATGGTACCTTcagaatatccaaaagtCTCAACCTACAGCAGTTCAGGTTCTAATACTCTGAGACATTCTGCTCTATCAAAGGCACATTCTATGTTCCCTTCACGAACCTCAATAACAAAGTTAAGTTCTTCTACTTCGGTGAAGTCCAAAAAATTCGCCAGTTCAGCATTACCTACTACATCATCTTCACAGCTTACCACAACGTCATCAAGAAAACCTAGAACAACAATAACCCAATATCTCGAGGATATAACTTATACCCAGGTATATGTTGTGACAGATTCTCGAACTACAGTCACCACTGCTTTATTGGCAACTACAAGCTTTTATGTCACCTCGCTGGATGAGACATACTCTATTTCCCCACCCGCAATCACGACAGATCTACAATCTTTAAAATCAAGACTGGGCTTTGATTCAAGtatcttcaaaaaaaaaataggaGCCGGAGCTGTAGCTGGTATTGCTATTGGCGCCATTCTTGGATTGTTGTTACTACTAggtttgtttattttttattttcttaggaagaggaaaaatggTGGATCAGTTATTGATTGGCTACATGGTTTAAAAAGATCAGATGATCATTATAGCAGAAAAAGTGTGTATATTGGTGATGCCAGCCattataaagaaaatggtaGTGAGGACAGTTTAGTCCAAACCGATTCGAGATACTACAATAGTGAAAGATATCCAGAGCCTCAAATACCCGATGATCCAACATCAAACTCCACGATAAAAAAGACCCCACCATTGGTGAACCGTGATAAAAAACCGTCACTTTTCCTTACCCCGTCTCCTATAAAACCAGCACTAACCGTTGATCATAGTCCGGTTCAAGAAGACGGATTCGATATGTCCTTATTTGATATGAGAAGTGAACTTAATAAAATCAACGATTCAACAGATACTGTTCATTATCTGTTTCCCCCAGCTCCTGCACCGAGAAAAACCGTTAAAGGAATAAATTCTATCGATAAAATGAACTACCAAGTTGATGATACCCCAACCACCCCGATAGACAGACTACCAATCGACCGAACCATGAGTGTGTTGTATGAATCTCCAAACGAGCAATGTATCTGggatgaatttgaaagtgCAAAAGATTCAGGATTGATGAACCATTCAGGCTCTATGACTAATGCTAAAAACTACTCTGCTGATACAGAATTTGATACCTCTAAACATGGGAAAAGCAGTAAATGTGATCAGATATTTGAACAGCTGAGAGCTGATGGTGATTATGATGATACTCTCCGAGATAGTATTCTGAGTTCCGACAGAAGAGTCAGGTCAGGAAGTGGGGCTAAAAGGTATGAGTACATTGTTAACAATGTGAGTACTTTTAAGAATGAATTAGAAAAAGAGCGCTTGGGGTCACCGCTGAAGTCAACATTTGGGTTTGAAAGTATGGATGATACTGTGCATTTATCAGAAACGCCCAACGATTTCCCTAATTCCGAAACTGTTAAAgaattcattgattatGTGAAGAAAGTACCACCGCCAATTCCCAAACCTAGAAAGAATATCTGA
- a CDS encoding uncharacterized protein (PKUD0A11670; similar to Saccharomyces cerevisiae YNL177C (MRPL22); ancestral locus Anc_2.78) — MAPSYVFGFLRGASICMRSHPAIIRARMPAGLRTMATNKPVDSLFSDLTSSVDKKRAAGKETANNNVAVAEEGDSGVIQYVEPEKDSKLQEFLNPEPLISVDTLLTPLKKEIYLANVAKNGFFKNMDLVKLKDDNSYTLNLSQKEIEALEPSIYLRSWRIKGSIKKTNIVLRALKNLPLKKAITQLHFMEKKVARDLSEMLERGVEDAQKMNYDVDDLYVAESWVHTDGHWMKRVDCKGRGRAGVMTFKWVSVRFLLKTKQTQRRLKYLASQRANNKDVRTFVSKGKIRGNAPGFYRW; from the coding sequence ATGGCACCTTCATAtgtttttggatttctGCGTGGGGCGTCTATATGTATGCGTTCCCATCCTGCTATTATTAGGGCTAGAATGCCTGCAGGTTTGAGAACCATGGCAACGAATAAACCAGTTGATTCCCTCTTTAGCGATTTGACATCTTCGGTTGACAAGAAGAGGGCTGCAGGTAAGGAGACCGCCAACAACAACGTTGCAGTTGCAGAAGAAGGGGATTCTGGAGTGATACAGTATGTCGAGCCGGAAAAAGATAGCAAATTACAGGAATTTTTGAATCCAGAACCGTTGATTTCGGTTGACACTTTACTTACTCCATTAAAGAAGGAGATCTATTTAGCTAATGTTGCAAAGAATGGctttttcaagaatatGGATTTGGTGAAACTAAAGGATGATAATTCGTATACTCTGAATTTGTCccaaaaggaaattgagGCTTTGGAACCTTCAATTTATCTGAGATCTTGGAGAATCAAAGGTTCGATCAAAAAAACCAACATTGTCTTAAGGGCGTTGAAGAACTTACCTTTGAAGAAGGCTATCACCCAGTTGCATTTCATGGAAAAGAAGGTTGCTAGGGATTTATCCGAAATGCTAGAGAGAGGAGTTGAGGATGCTCAGAAGATGAATTATGATGTCGACGACTTATACGTTGCAGAGTCCTGGGTTCACACCGACGGCCATTGGATGAAGAGAGTGGATTGTAAAGGTAGAGGTAGAGCTGGTGTTATGACTTTCAAATGGGTCAGTGTGAGATTCTTGTTGAAGACTAAGCAAACGCAACGGAGACTGAAATATTTGGCAAGCCAAAGAGCTAACAATAAAGATGTTAGAACTTTTGTCTCCAAGGGTAAGATCAGAGGTAACGCACCTGGCTTCTACAGATGGTaa